The Deinococcus roseus genome has a window encoding:
- a CDS encoding ArsR/SmtB family transcription factor, protein MIIARNKTLVVEGEEALKVLSALNSDTRLLILSLLSHRTMNVSALTEALDQPHSTVNFNLKQLEEAGLLSIQYMPGTRGRQKMISKNYDEILVKLPGVNIEADHDVVEVSMPIGNYKRFEAKPTCGMASESKYIGLIDDPRSFYEPEHVYAQLIWFRTGFVEYDFPNNLPYGSVATEIEISMEICSEAPEYDLDWPSDITLWVNGIEIGSWTSPADFGGVKAKLTPSWWSLDQTTHGLLKRWRITAEGAYIDGEKISGISMQDLKIEDTNHVEVRIGVKPDARHPGGLNLFGKRFGNYEQDVIMRTRYAFREGERPYKIK, encoded by the coding sequence ATGATCATTGCCCGCAACAAAACCCTGGTGGTTGAGGGAGAAGAAGCCCTCAAAGTCCTCTCTGCCCTCAACTCCGACACCCGGTTGCTGATCCTCAGCCTGCTGTCCCACCGGACCATGAATGTCTCTGCCCTCACCGAAGCACTGGACCAGCCGCACTCCACGGTCAATTTCAACCTCAAACAACTGGAAGAAGCCGGGCTTTTAAGCATCCAGTACATGCCGGGCACCCGTGGCCGACAGAAAATGATCTCCAAGAATTACGACGAGATCCTGGTGAAACTCCCCGGCGTGAACATCGAAGCAGACCATGATGTGGTGGAAGTCTCCATGCCCATTGGGAATTACAAGCGCTTTGAAGCAAAACCCACCTGCGGCATGGCCAGCGAAAGCAAATACATTGGGCTGATCGACGACCCCAGAAGTTTTTACGAACCAGAGCACGTTTACGCGCAATTGATCTGGTTTCGCACCGGATTTGTGGAATACGACTTTCCCAACAACCTGCCTTACGGCTCGGTGGCCACCGAAATTGAAATCAGCATGGAAATCTGCTCAGAGGCCCCAGAATACGACCTGGACTGGCCTTCGGACATCACCCTGTGGGTCAATGGCATTGAAATTGGCTCCTGGACCTCTCCTGCAGACTTTGGCGGGGTGAAAGCCAAACTCACGCCCTCCTGGTGGTCGCTGGACCAGACCACCCACGGTTTGCTGAAACGCTGGCGCATCACGGCAGAGGGTGCTTACATCGATGGAGAAAAAATCTCTGGGATCAGCATGCAGGACCTCAAAATCGAAGACACCAACCATGTGGAGGTGCGCATTGGCGTGAAACCCGATGCCCGCCACCCCGGAGGGCTGAATCTGTTCGGGAAACGCTTCGGGAATTACGAGCAGGATGTGATCATGCGCACCCGCTATGCGTTTCGGGAAGGCGAACGCCCTTACAAGATCAAGTGA